GCACTTGTCCACTCTCCTTTTGGCGCTAGTTTAATGATTACATCGCTTTCTTCCATGGACATAGGGTCAGTAGGTACTTCAGCTGCCCCAATTCTAGTAACTACTTGCTGGACTTCAGGAAAATTATCGAGTAAAATTTTCTCAATTTCGGTCGTAATCTCAACCGTGCTACTTAATGAGGTTCCTGTTTTTAAAACGGGTTGTATAACAAAATCACCTTCATCTAAAGTCGGTACAAACTCGCCGCCCATAGTGGTATATAAAATAGTTGCTCCTATAAGTAGTATTGAAGCAATGCCTAAAACCAATTTCTTGCTTTGTAATGCCCAATTTATAATTGGTTCATATTTCTTATTCAACCATTTCATTAAGCGTACAGAAATATTCTTATCCGATTCCTTCGATGGTTTTAAAAAGATTGATGCAGCTACCGGAACATAAGTAAAACACAAAATCATGGCCCCAATTAAGGCAAAGCTAAAAGTCAACGCCATTGGTTTAAACATTTTACCTTCTACGCCGCTTAAAGAGAGTATAGGGATAAAGACGATTAATATGATCAATTGCCCAAAAATGGCAGAATTCATCATCTTAGATGCACCATTAAAAGTAATTTCATCTTTTAAATGCTGTTGTTCTATTTTGGCCAAACCATTAATCTCGTGTTGTTTTCTAGTGATTTCGAAAGCAATAAATTCTACGATTATTACTGCACCGTCTATAATAATTCCAAAATCAATAGCACCTAAACTCATTAAATTGGCATCTACACCAAAAATGTACATAAAGGATAATGCAAATAACAAACACAAAGGAATTACAGAGGCTACTACTAATCCCGATCTAAAATTGCCAAGTAGTAGAACGACTACAAAAATGACAATCAAGCAGCCTAAAATTAGGTTTTCGGTTACCGTAAATGTTGTTTTGGCAATAAGTTCGCTACGTTCTAAAAACGGATTAATATAAACACCTTTCGGTAAAGAAGTGGAAATTTCGGCAACACGTTCTTTTACCGCTTCGATTACCTTTTTAGAGTTGGCATCTTTCAACATCATAACCTGACCCAATACCTTCTCCCCTTCGCCATTACCTGTAATAGCCCCAAACCGAACGGCGCTACCGAAATCAACCGTAGCGACATCTTTAATATATATGGGTAGTCCGCCTTTCGTAGTTATCACTATATCTCGAATATCCTCAAGAGATGAAACCAACCCTTCTCCTCTGATAAAAAAAGCCTGATTCACTTTTTCTATATACCCGCCACCAGAAACACTATTATTCGTTTCCAAAGCTTTAAAAACATCACTTGCAGTGATATTCATAGCATTTAGTTTTTGGGTATTTATGGCAACCTCATATTGTTTTAAAAATCCGCCCCAGGTATTTACCTCAACAACACCTGGTATACCCGATAATTGTCGCTTAACAATCCAATCTTGGATGGTTCTTAATTCGGTTGTAGTATACTCATTTTTGTATTCTGGTTCTACTTCTAAAACGTATTGATAGATTTCACCCAGGCCGGTCGTTATTGGTCCCATTTGCGGAGTGCCAAAACCGGCTGGAATTTTCTCTGATGCCGAAGCAATTTTTTCTGCAATAAGCTGTCTGGGTAAATATGTTCCTAAATCATCTTCAAAAACAATGGTAACAACAGACAACCCAAATTTGGATACCGAACGAATTTCTATAACTCCCGGCAAATTTGCCATTTCTAGTTCTACAGGATATGTTATGAATTGCTCCATATCTTGCGTAGATAAATTACGTGATGTTGTAATTACCTGAACTTGATTATTGGTGACATCTGGCACGGCCCCAATAGGAATTTGCGAAAGTGCAAATAAACCATACCCAATAATAAATACGGTAAACAGAAGAATAATAAGCTTATTCTTTAAACTAAAATTAATAATATGTGATAGCATCTTTTCATAATAATCAATGTGAGTCGCTCAAATTCACAAGTATGAATTTGAGCTATAAAATTAAAAAATCGATCGTATTATGAAATGCGGGGCGGCTGTAAAATGCCTTGTGAGTGTAATGAAGAAGATGGTGCTTGGTAATAGAAATTTGAGTCTGTATAATCCAAAAATTCAACCTCGCTTAATTCTGATTTATAGGTGTTGAAAATAACGTCCGCAACACAAATATGAGAGGTTCCACTATGATTGAAAGGCAATTTTTCGTGATCCTTCTTTTCTTCTTGATGATCCCGTTGATGGTCCGCTTTCAATTCGCCATAATGTTTGGAAAGAAAAACAATAACATTATCTCCATATTGTTCACTATGAAATTGGGCATGCTCATACAATTCATCTAATTGAACAATATCATCATAATGCACACCAAAGCTTTGTAGCATGATAAGCGCTGATAATAGTATGGAAAACAGTTTGTTCACAATTGTAAAATTAATAAAATTATATGTACCTATTATTTAAATTCAATTTAAACTAATATAAATGGTTACAAAATGACTTCTATTTATTTTATAACCGATTACAAACAAACCTTAAGTTAGCCTAGAAATACGACAACCCTATTGGGTTTAAAAAGCTAATACTTCATAACCGAACATAAAATACTAATTCAGCTATTATTGATGTTAATAGAAAATAATTCAAATTACCATATATTAACAGAGCTACCACGGTTTTTTATATGAAATTAAAGCCTATTTTCGCTGCTCAAATTTCTATACAAAGTGGTTTTAGACAGAATTAATAATTGGTTTACTTTATCTAAGCAATATTTCTTTACTTATTCAGAAGGATTTTTTAATCTCTCCTACCTATCAAATTCGCCTGAAGCTATTATTCAAAGTTGCATAAAAATGCCCTTTATGAATCATAATGCTGAAAAGCAATTGATACAAGCTGACACCCCTTTTATGAAAGGTGATTTTTATTATACCGAACTGGAAGACGGACTATGGTTTTTAAACACAAAACAGGTTTACAAAAACAATGTATCATTTAAACCCATTTATGACCAATTTTTACCATCTGATTATTATGTAATAGCGCTTAATACGGTTCAAAGTAAAAGCAAAACTCAGAATTATAAATTTGGTGATGCCGTTATCGAAAATAATTCAGTTTCTTTTTCAAAACCTGGAAATGATGACGTTAACTATCACTTTAAAAATTCTAGGGAGACTATGTACATGCTGTACTTTAATGAAGCTTGGGCAAACAAAAATATTTTAGGTTCACCATCAACTCCTACAGCTATTGAAAGTATGTTTATTGATACACATCAAGTATTTATTAATTATTGCCATAGTAACCTAAGTTTTCAAAAACTAACAAATAATTTGATTAATGCCTTTGAGAATTTCGAAAAGCCAAATACGTTTCTACTTAAAGTATTATCCCTTGAATTTTTAGGGCTTTTTTATAATTTATTTGATGAGAAAACCGGCTTTGTTTCTGCAGATTTAGCTAGTGATAGTTTGTTGAAAATTAAAAAAATAGAACATGAATTAATGACCAATTTACATGGAAAATTTTTAGGTATAGATTACTTTTCAAAAGAATATAAGATATCACCAACTAAATTAAAGCAAGATTTTAAAGCCGTTTATGGTTCTTCTATATTTTCCTTTTTTCAAATGCATAAAATGGACTTGGCTCTTAAATACCTTAATGACTCTGATTTAAAGATTAAAGAAATTGCACAAGAACTTAGTTATGAAAATGTAAGTAAGTTCAGTAATACGTTTAAAAAATTCCATGGTAAATTGCCATCTGACTATAAATAATTAAATAACATTTTCATAAATATCTAGCAACAAGGGCAAATTTTATACTTTCAAGGATTTTATAAAGACTATCAAGGTCAACTTAGGCCAAAACCATTCTTAATTTTCGTTGTTAAATGATTTTTTGGCATAATTCCAAAATTTAAAAATTATTAGATTCTTTAGAACACTATCTCCAAATCACCTTAAACGACTGATAAACAAAATTTTACGAAATATTGTCCTTAGCGCGTATAAAAAAGCTCATTTTCTTTTCAATGAGTTAACAACATAATAAGTGTATTTGACACTCTTAACAGGACCCTTCACAACTTTACTGTGCTTTTTCATTGATCTTTTCAGCAAAAAAAATGATTTTTTGTTGTAAATAAAACATTTGTAAAATATTTATTATTAATTATAACAAATTATATGCTAATATAACAATCGTGCTTCTCAAAATGTCTTATTGGGCTATTTGTGTCTTATTGGGTTATATAAGAAAACTACACCTCTTTTACTTTTGGCACTAATTAAAACACAAACCTACAACCACTTATTTAAGACAACCAAAATTTTTCTAAAGACATGAAAAAAACACTTCTAATTATTAGCTTCTTTTTTTGCTATCTAAACTTTTATGCCCAACAGTGGGAAGCTGTAGGACCAAATGATGATCTAAATAGTCAAGGTATCGCTAAGACAAACTTATATAACAACGCAATTGTAATAGGGTCAGATATGACACCTTATATAGCCTACGCTGATCATGATAACGGAGGTAAGGCTACCGTAAAGAAATTTAACAATGGGGCTTGGGAGAATGTAGGGCTACCTGGGATTAGCTTATATAACGTAAGTAACTTAACACTAGATATAGACGCTAATAATATACCCTACATATTTTATTCTGACTATAGCATGGGCGGTAGAGCTACCGTACAACGTTTTGTAAATGGTAGTTGGGAAATTGTTGGTACTCCAGGTTTCTCAACTGGCAGGGTACAAAGTCCAACCATAAAAATACACCCAAATGGTACACCTTATATCGTGTACGATAACTACATAGGGGGAAATAATTTCACCATTAGTAGATTTGTAAACAACACATGGGAACCAGTAGGCATTACAGCTTCAATTAGATCACTATCAAGTACAGATTTAGCTTTTAGTAGTACTGGTATTCCATATTTGGCATATATGAATCAAAATACTGGCGGCAGAGAAGCGGTTCAACGTTTTGTGAATAATCAATGGGAGCCAGTTGGGTATTCAAGTCAAGCTTCCGGTTATGCGTATGAAATAAATATTGAACTTACAGTTAATGACGTACCTTATATTTCCTACAGGGATGGTGGAACCTCGCTACCATCAGTACAAAAATTTAATGGCCAATTTTGGGAATTTGTAGGTCAAAATGGATTTGGTTCATCAGGAACGATTTATTCTAGTTTAGCATTAACCAATGATGGCACACCTTATGTTGCCTATAAAAATGGATCAATTGGTGGTAAATTAAGTATTCAAAGATTTAAAAACAATGCTTGGGAACCTGTTGCGCAATTAGGTATTTCTCAATACTCTATTGAGTGGCCAACTTTAAAAATAGCAAATGACGGTACCTTATATACGAGTTATTATAGTCGTACTTCAAACGATTATAATAATTATAACTATTATGGCTTTGTAAAAAAATATAGTGAAAATGCTTTACCCATATTCACCAACGTATCATCTATAGAAATTCAAGAGAACACCACAGCAATTACAGATGTAAATACTACAGATGCAGATGGCGATACAGAAGGTAGTGGTATTACCTACTCTCTTACTAACAATAATAATGGTGGTATTGATAATTCTTTAGTTGCTATTGATGAAAACACAGGAGTATTGGCTTTTGAAAATGCTCCTAATTTTGAAATACCAACTGATAACAACACTAATAACATTTATGAGATTCAGGTAACTGCTACTGATTCTAAAGGCGGTACTTCATCTCAAAATTTAGAAATATCTATCTCCAATATCAATGATTTACAATTGGTGATTAATTCAGTTACAAATGTTCAATGTCGTGGTGAGAACAACGGTGAAATAAATTTAACTATAGCAGAAGGATATCCAAACTACACTATTGCTTGGTCAATGAACGGTAATTCCATTAATTCCTATAACAGCTACTCAGCAAATTACAATATAATTAGCTTATATGCTGGGACTATTTCTATTACTGTTACCGATTCCAATAACCATTCTACAACAGAAATGGTTACCATTACTGAACCAGCTACAGCTATATCCATTGAGGCCACAGCAACTTTAGTAAGCACAGCCAGTTCATATGACGGTACTATTGAAGTGGAGATAACTGGTGGTACCGCACCCTATACCTACCTATGGTCTAATGGCAACACCACAAAAGATATCTCTGGCTTAGGTGAAGGCACCTATACCATTTTTGTAACTGACGCCAATAACTGTCAATTCAATTTACCAGTGACAGTGATTCAGAATAATCCTCCTGAATTCACTTCTGTTGAAAATGTTGAAATATCAGAAAATCAATTATCAGTACTTAATTTAGAAATTGTAGATACTGAAGGTGAAACAGAAAATAATGGAATTGCATATCAGCTAACTACAGAAAACGGTAATGGTACAGACAATAATCTTTTCCAATTAAATACAGTTAGTGGGGAGTTAAACTTCGTAAATGCTCCTGACTTTGAGGATCCTACTGACGAAAATCAAGATAATATTTATGATGTACAAGTTGTAGTTACAGATTCTTACGGAGCTACCAATTATTTGAATTTAGTTGTAACAGTAGTAAACTTAGAAAACGATTTTGACGAAGATGGTATAGAAGATTCGGTAGATGCTGATGATGACAATGATGGTACTCCAGATTCTGAAGACGATTTTCCCTTAGATTCAACTGAAAACACAGATACAGATGATGACGGACAAGGAAACAATGCTGACACAGACGATGACAACGACGGTACTCCAGATTCTGAAGATGCATTTCCTTTAGATGCCACCGAAAAAACAGATGCTGATGGTGATGGCACTGGTGATAATACAGATACTGATGATGATAATGATGGTACTCCAGATTCTGAAGATGCATTTCCATTTGACTCTACTGAAGATAAAGACACAGATGGTGACGGACAAGGAAACAATGCTGACACCGACGATGATAATGATGGCACGCCAGATTCAGAAGATGCCTTCCCGTTAGATGCTACTGAAAATACAGATACAGATGGTGATGGCCAAGGAGATAATACTGATACCGACGATGATAATGATGGTATTCCAGATAGCGAAGATGAATTTCCTTTAGTGGGAATAGATACAGATGCAGATGGTATACCTGATAATTCTGATACTGATGACGATAACGACGGTACTCTAGATTTGGAGGACGCATTTCCTACCGACCCAACTGAAAATAAAGATACAGACGGTGACGGACAAGGAAATAATGCTGACACGGATGATGATAATGATGGTTCTCCAGATTCGGAAGACGCCTTTCCGTTAGATGCTACTGAAAATACAGATACTGATGGTGATGGCCAAGGTGATAATACTGATACCGATGATGACAATGATGGTATTCAAGATAGCGAAGATGAATTTCCTTTAGTGGGAATAGATACAGATGCTGATGGTATTCCTGATAATCTTGATACTGATGACGATAACGATGGTACGCCAGATACGGAGGACGCATTTCCTACCGACACAACTGAAACTTTAGATTCAGATTCAGATGGTATTGGCAACAATGCTGACCCAGATGACGATAACAATGGTATTCCAGATGATCAGGAAGAATTACCTACCAATGAACTAGATACTGACAATGACGGTATACCAGATGCTTTAGACACAGATAATGATAATGATGGTACGCCAGATTCTGAAGATGCATTTCCTTTTAATTCGTTAGAAACATCTGATTTTGATGGAGACGGTATAGGTGATAATGCTGACGATGATGATGACAATGACGGAATTCAAGATAGCGAAGATGATTTCCCATTTAACAATGAGCCAAAAATTATAGCAGCAGAAGCTTTTACACCTAATGGTGATGGTATAAATGATAATTGGGTAATTCCAGGGCTTAATAACTACCCAAATAACACTGTAAAAGTCTACAATAAAACTGGGCGATTAGTTTTTGAAGCAAAAGGATACCAAAACAATTGGGGTGGTTTCTATAAGGATAACCGTGAACAACTTCCTTCTGGTTCGTACTTATATAGTATAACTCTAGGTAATGGAAAATCTCCTTTGCAAGGATGGATATTCATTAATTATTAATTCACCGAAAACAATCTTTTAAAAGCAAAAACATGAAATTCAATAAATATATAGTATTAGCGGCGTTATTATTTGTAACGACCATTATCTTAGGGCAACAGGATCCCAATTATACTTTCTACAGATATAATATGAACTTAATTAACCCTGCTTATGCCGGGTCTCAAGATACTGTTGAAGGTTCTACCACAGGTGGTGGTTCAGAAGTAGGAATGAATATTAAAAGCCAATGGGCCGGTATTGAAGGTGCTCCAGAAACTCAAAGCTTCTTTTTCGGTACTGGATTAGGCAATAATGTTGGATTAGGTCTTTCTATAATTAATGATAAAACCTTTATCGAAAATCAAACTTTTATTGGTGTAGATTTTTCATATCGACTTCAAATTGCTGAAAATACTAACTTGTTTTTGGGAATTAAGGCAGGTGCAAACTCTTATAGTGTAAATACAAGTGGTTTAACTACATATGGCATTGGAGCAGACCCTTCCTTAACTGGCTTAGAAGGTACCTTCTCCCCTAATGTTGGTGCTGGTGCATACTTAAAAGGTGATAAATATTATGTTTCTTTCTCCGTCCCTAAAATTCTTTCACAAAATCGTTTATCTCAAGAAAATGGCACTGCCCAATTAGGGAACAATAAAGTTCATATGTATTTATCTGCAGGATATGACATTAGTTTAAATAGCACTCTAGTTTTTAAACCAAGTATAATGACCCGGTATATTGAAGCAACACCATTATCTTTAGATTTTACTGGAATGTTGTCATTTAATAATCGGTTTGATTTAGGAGCAGGGTATCGTTACGATGAAGGCATTAGTGCTTTAGCCATAATGAAGGTATCTAACTGGTTACAAATGGGTTATTCCTATGAATTTACATCTCAAAACCCTTTAACTTCTGGTAACATGGGTACACATGAGTTATTAATGAAATTAGCGCTGTAATTATATCCACTATAAAAGATAAATAACAAACAGTAATACCTATTTTAATTAAGCATCACACTTAAAAAATGTGATGCTTTATTTATTTACCCTTTAAAAGGTATTCAAATTGTTTAATATCTTATAAGGTTAAAGTCAAACAAAACACCAATTTCTTGACACCAATTAGAATCTTGTTTTTATAATTAAATATGCTTGTATTCATTTAACCATATTATCAGCATATGTAAGATGAAATAATATTAACTTTCTAGTCAATAAATTATCCTGAACTAATGAACTCAAGGTTATAATGTGTTTTTAAATTATGTGAATTCTAAAATAAACACTTCAAATTGATAACCCATACAAGTTTAGTTGTAACAAACAAAGATGATATTGACTTATATCATAATTAAAACATGAGATAAGTCATTTTTAAGCAATACAACCCTTACTATTTTTGCCGCTTCAAAATAATACTGAGGTTTACCTTTTCACTTTTAATAATCTGATAAAAAGACGATAAAAATTAAATAAGTAGAATTATATGAGAACACATCTATTTTACGACTTAATAATTATCAATTTCAATCTAAAGTGTCAGATTTTTACTTTGTAAGCCTTTATCCGCAAAGAATCCTATAAATTTGTTAAACAACAATCCCTTCTACACGTGAGTAAAGCTATCTATATTGTTACTACAGAACCTAATAGTGGAAAATCAATTGTATCACTTGGTCTTATGCAACTTCTTTTAGGCAAAACAGCAAAAGTAGGCTATTTTAGACCTATTATAGACGATGTCCCAAATGGTAAAACCGATAACCATATTGATACGGTTCTAAGCTACTTCAATGTAGATATGAAACCAGAAGAGGCATATGCATATACTCGTAGCCAAGTGGTACAACTAAAAAACAAAGACAAGGATGATGAAATTGTAGGTCATATTATTCACAAGTATAAAACTATTGAAAATAAGTTTGATTTTGTTTTAGTTGAAGGAACCGATTTTTCTGGAGAAGGTGCTATTATTGAATGGGACATAAATGTGCTTATTGCCAAAAACTTAGGTATACCAGCAGTAATTTTGGCAAGTGGAAAGAATAAAACTTTAGATGAGTTAGTAGGCAATCTTTATATGGCATACGACTCATTTAAAGAGAAAGGGGTTGAAGTTCTTCTTATAGTTGCGAACAAAGTACAACCTGAGAATATAAAGATTGTATATAACGGTTTAAAAGAAAAACTACCAAATGATGTTTTGGTCGGTGCAATACCCTTAAACACAGTTTTAGGTAGCCCCACATTAAAGGAAATTGCACAAGAGCTAGATGCAAAAGTACTTTTTGGTGAAAATCATATAAACAATCAAGTAGGGAGCTTTAGTGTAGGCGCCATGCAATTACGTAATTACTTGACTCACTTAAAAAGTGATAGCCTCGTAATAACCCCTGGAGATCGTGCCGACATTATTTTAGGGGCTTTACAAGCTAATATATCAACAAATTACCCTAACCTTTCTGGTATTGTCTTAACTGGTGGATTATTACCTGAAGATTCTATTATTAAACTTATAGAAGGACTTTCCGATATTATTCCTATACTATCGGTTGCTAATGGCACATTCTTCGTTACTAACAAAATTGGTACGATTAGACCACGTATTTACGCCGAAAACAAAGAGAAAATACAAACCTCTATTCAAGAATTTGAAAAACATATTCCTACAAAAGAACTGGCTGAAAGGTTAATTACTTTTAAAGCTAAGGGTATAACCCCTAGAATGTTTCAATATAATCTACTGCAAAAAGCTAAATCCTCGAAAAAACACATTGTATTACCCGAAGGGTTAGATGAACGTATTCTACTAGCTACGAAAAAACTAATTGACTCCGGTGCCGTTTATATTACCCTTTTAGGAAATAGAGAACAAATTATTGCCAAAATAACCGAATTGGATATCGATTTGGATATCAATGAAATCAATATCATAAATCCGACAGAATCTGACCAATTTTTGGATTATGCCACTACCTTATTTGAATTGCGTAAACATAAAAACGTGAATTTGGCCATGGCCAAAGATTTAATGGAAGATGTTTCTTATTACGGTACAATGATGGTGCATAAAGGACATGCGGACGGTATGGTTTCTGGCGCAATACATACTACACAACATACAATACGACCTGCCTTACAATTTATTAAAACAAGGCCAGACGTATCTATAGTATCTTCTATCTTTTTTATGTGTTTACCAAACAGAGTTACTGTTTTTGGGGATTGCGCCATTAATCCCAACCCAAATTCCGAGCAGTTATCAGAAATAGCTATTTCTTCTGCTGCTACAAGTGCTGCTTTTGGTATTGAACCAAAAATAGCTATGCTTTCTTATTCATCTGGAGCTTCTGGTGTGGGTGAAGATGTTGATAGGGTTCGAAAAGCAACCGAAATCATTAAAGAAAAAAGACCTGACCTAAAAGTTGAAGGTCCTATACAATATGATGCCGCTGTAGATGCTAAAGTAGGACTCAGTAAACTACCCGATTCCGAAGTAGCAGGGCAAGCTAGTGTGTTTATATTTCCTGATTTAAATACAGGTAACAATACTTATAAAGCCGTACAAAGAGAAACCGGTGCCCTAGCCATAGGACCAATGTTACAAGGATTAAACAAACCAGTTAACGATTTAAGTCGTGGCTGTACGGTCGATGATATATTTAACACTGTAATAATAACCGCTATCCAAGCACAGGGATTTTAAACTCATTTTCATGAATATTTTAATTATTAATTCTGGCAGTTCATCCATAAAATATCAGCTTATAGAAATGCCTTCTACCAAGGTTATTTGTGTTGGATCTATAGAACGCATTGGTAGTTCAGATGCAATATCCACCTATAGAACAGATACAAATAAAGTTGAAAAAATTTATGAAATAGCAAGCCATAAAAAAGGATTAGAAAAAATTACTTCACTTTTATTAGATGTTAATATTGGCGTGCTAAATAGTACAGATGATATTGATGCTATAGGACATCGGGTGGTTCATGGTGGTAGTAATTTTACAAAAACTACCTTAATAAACGATGAAGTTAAAAATAAGATAAAATTTCTTTCCTCTTTAGCACCATTACACAATCCCGCAAATTTAGAAGGTATACTAATGGCAGAGGAAATATTCGATTCTGCTAAACAAATAGCTGTTTTTGATACGGCATTTCATGGTACTGTACCTGTTAAAGCTAAAAAATATGCTATTCCTAACGAGTTATACAATGAAAAAGGAATTCAAGCGTATGGTTTTCATGGTACTAGTCATAAGTATGTATCGGAAAAAGCAAATGCATATTTACAAAAGAAAAGTACCAATCTTATTTCAGTTCACTTAGGAAACGGATGTAGCATTACAGCTATTAAAGATGGCAAAAGTATTGACCACAGTATGGGCTTTACACCGGCAAATGGACTAATAATGGGCACTAGAAGTGGAGATATCGACCACTCTGTTATTTTTTATTTGGTGAATACTTTAGGTTATAATTTAAATGAAGTTAACGAGCTGCTGAACAAAAAAAGTGGAATGCTGGGACTTACCGGTTTCAATGATCTTCGCGATATTGAAAGAGAAGCTACTAAAGGTAATACCAA
The genomic region above belongs to Maribacter hydrothermalis and contains:
- a CDS encoding acetate/propionate family kinase; protein product: MNILIINSGSSSIKYQLIEMPSTKVICVGSIERIGSSDAISTYRTDTNKVEKIYEIASHKKGLEKITSLLLDVNIGVLNSTDDIDAIGHRVVHGGSNFTKTTLINDEVKNKIKFLSSLAPLHNPANLEGILMAEEIFDSAKQIAVFDTAFHGTVPVKAKKYAIPNELYNEKGIQAYGFHGTSHKYVSEKANAYLQKKSTNLISVHLGNGCSITAIKDGKSIDHSMGFTPANGLIMGTRSGDIDHSVIFYLVNTLGYNLNEVNELLNKKSGMLGLTGFNDLRDIEREATKGNTNCILALEMNAYRIKKFIGSYTAAMNGLDAIIFTAGIGENSSFMRQLVCKDMEYFNIHLDDSKNDLRASNLREINTKDSAVKILVIPTNEELEIANQVYELLA
- a CDS encoding PorP/SprF family type IX secretion system membrane protein, whose product is MKFNKYIVLAALLFVTTIILGQQDPNYTFYRYNMNLINPAYAGSQDTVEGSTTGGGSEVGMNIKSQWAGIEGAPETQSFFFGTGLGNNVGLGLSIINDKTFIENQTFIGVDFSYRLQIAENTNLFLGIKAGANSYSVNTSGLTTYGIGADPSLTGLEGTFSPNVGAGAYLKGDKYYVSFSVPKILSQNRLSQENGTAQLGNNKVHMYLSAGYDISLNSTLVFKPSIMTRYIEATPLSLDFTGMLSFNNRFDLGAGYRYDEGISALAIMKVSNWLQMGYSYEFTSQNPLTSGNMGTHELLMKLAL
- a CDS encoding T9SS type B sorting domain-containing protein, yielding MKKTLLIISFFFCYLNFYAQQWEAVGPNDDLNSQGIAKTNLYNNAIVIGSDMTPYIAYADHDNGGKATVKKFNNGAWENVGLPGISLYNVSNLTLDIDANNIPYIFYSDYSMGGRATVQRFVNGSWEIVGTPGFSTGRVQSPTIKIHPNGTPYIVYDNYIGGNNFTISRFVNNTWEPVGITASIRSLSSTDLAFSSTGIPYLAYMNQNTGGREAVQRFVNNQWEPVGYSSQASGYAYEINIELTVNDVPYISYRDGGTSLPSVQKFNGQFWEFVGQNGFGSSGTIYSSLALTNDGTPYVAYKNGSIGGKLSIQRFKNNAWEPVAQLGISQYSIEWPTLKIANDGTLYTSYYSRTSNDYNNYNYYGFVKKYSENALPIFTNVSSIEIQENTTAITDVNTTDADGDTEGSGITYSLTNNNNGGIDNSLVAIDENTGVLAFENAPNFEIPTDNNTNNIYEIQVTATDSKGGTSSQNLEISISNINDLQLVINSVTNVQCRGENNGEINLTIAEGYPNYTIAWSMNGNSINSYNSYSANYNIISLYAGTISITVTDSNNHSTTEMVTITEPATAISIEATATLVSTASSYDGTIEVEITGGTAPYTYLWSNGNTTKDISGLGEGTYTIFVTDANNCQFNLPVTVIQNNPPEFTSVENVEISENQLSVLNLEIVDTEGETENNGIAYQLTTENGNGTDNNLFQLNTVSGELNFVNAPDFEDPTDENQDNIYDVQVVVTDSYGATNYLNLVVTVVNLENDFDEDGIEDSVDADDDNDGTPDSEDDFPLDSTENTDTDDDGQGNNADTDDDNDGTPDSEDAFPLDATEKTDADGDGTGDNTDTDDDNDGTPDSEDAFPFDSTEDKDTDGDGQGNNADTDDDNDGTPDSEDAFPLDATENTDTDGDGQGDNTDTDDDNDGIPDSEDEFPLVGIDTDADGIPDNSDTDDDNDGTLDLEDAFPTDPTENKDTDGDGQGNNADTDDDNDGSPDSEDAFPLDATENTDTDGDGQGDNTDTDDDNDGIQDSEDEFPLVGIDTDADGIPDNLDTDDDNDGTPDTEDAFPTDTTETLDSDSDGIGNNADPDDDNNGIPDDQEELPTNELDTDNDGIPDALDTDNDNDGTPDSEDAFPFNSLETSDFDGDGIGDNADDDDDNDGIQDSEDDFPFNNEPKIIAAEAFTPNGDGINDNWVIPGLNNYPNNTVKVYNKTGRLVFEAKGYQNNWGGFYKDNREQLPSGSYLYSITLGNGKSPLQGWIFINY
- the pta gene encoding phosphate acetyltransferase; the protein is MSKAIYIVTTEPNSGKSIVSLGLMQLLLGKTAKVGYFRPIIDDVPNGKTDNHIDTVLSYFNVDMKPEEAYAYTRSQVVQLKNKDKDDEIVGHIIHKYKTIENKFDFVLVEGTDFSGEGAIIEWDINVLIAKNLGIPAVILASGKNKTLDELVGNLYMAYDSFKEKGVEVLLIVANKVQPENIKIVYNGLKEKLPNDVLVGAIPLNTVLGSPTLKEIAQELDAKVLFGENHINNQVGSFSVGAMQLRNYLTHLKSDSLVITPGDRADIILGALQANISTNYPNLSGIVLTGGLLPEDSIIKLIEGLSDIIPILSVANGTFFVTNKIGTIRPRIYAENKEKIQTSIQEFEKHIPTKELAERLITFKAKGITPRMFQYNLLQKAKSSKKHIVLPEGLDERILLATKKLIDSGAVYITLLGNREQIIAKITELDIDLDINEINIINPTESDQFLDYATTLFELRKHKNVNLAMAKDLMEDVSYYGTMMVHKGHADGMVSGAIHTTQHTIRPALQFIKTRPDVSIVSSIFFMCLPNRVTVFGDCAINPNPNSEQLSEIAISSAATSAAFGIEPKIAMLSYSSGASGVGEDVDRVRKATEIIKEKRPDLKVEGPIQYDAAVDAKVGLSKLPDSEVAGQASVFIFPDLNTGNNTYKAVQRETGALAIGPMLQGLNKPVNDLSRGCTVDDIFNTVIITAIQAQGF
- a CDS encoding helix-turn-helix domain-containing protein, whose protein sequence is MNHNAEKQLIQADTPFMKGDFYYTELEDGLWFLNTKQVYKNNVSFKPIYDQFLPSDYYVIALNTVQSKSKTQNYKFGDAVIENNSVSFSKPGNDDVNYHFKNSRETMYMLYFNEAWANKNILGSPSTPTAIESMFIDTHQVFINYCHSNLSFQKLTNNLINAFENFEKPNTFLLKVLSLEFLGLFYNLFDEKTGFVSADLASDSLLKIKKIEHELMTNLHGKFLGIDYFSKEYKISPTKLKQDFKAVYGSSIFSFFQMHKMDLALKYLNDSDLKIKEIAQELSYENVSKFSNTFKKFHGKLPSDYK